GGCTTGCCGACCGGGTCATGGCGGATGTGGAAGCCCTGCCGGCGCATCGGGGCGGTGCGAATGTCGGGCGGCTGGCGAAGTCATTCGTTGGCCTGGCCGTTGCGGCCTCGGTCGCAGTGGTGGCGGTGCTCGCGGTGCAGCAACTGGAGGCACCGCAGGGCGGCGCGTCCGATAGCGCGCAGCTGGCCGTTGCGCCCCAGACGCTGCCACCGCCGCAGGCCTATGTACGGGTCCAGCAGGGTGCCCCGGCGCAGGCCTATGCGCAGGTCCAGCAGGGTGCACCGCCACAGTCCGGCAACCGCCTGAACGAATATCTGGTCAACCACAACGAATATGCCGCGAGCACGGGTATGCCGGGCATGCTGCCCTATGTCCGCATCGTTGGTCATGAGCAGAAATAGACTCGTTACCTGCCGTGTCGCAGTGCTCGTCGCGGCACTGCTGGCGGCCGGCCTGGCGCTCGCGGACGAGGCGCGCGACTGGCTGCATGACATGTCCGCGGCTGCCCAGAGCCTCAATTACCGTGGTACCTTCGTATACCTCCACAATGGCCAGCTGGGCGCCATGCGCATCTTCCATCAGGCCACCGTCGATGGCGAGCGGGAACGGTTGGTGGCCCTGACGGGTGAAGCGCGCGAGGTCCTGCGTGATTCGCAATACGTCACCTGCATCCTGCCGAAGAGCAAGTCCGTGATGGTCGACCGCAGCGTACCGCGGAAGCCCTTTCCGGGGAGGCTGCCACGTGACCTTGGCACCCTGGACGACAACTACGAGTTCCTGGCGTTGGGTGAGGACCGGGTAGCGGGCCTGCCGAGCCGCACGGTCGAGATCCGGGCGCGTGACACCTACCGTTATGGTTACCGCCTGTGGCTGGAGCGCGGCAGCAAGCTGTTGCTCCGCTCCGATCTGATCGATACGGATGGCCAGCCCGTGGAGCAGATGATGTTCACCGATGTGGAGATCGTCGATCATCTCGACGACGCTGATCTGGAACCCATACTGCGCGGCGAGGACTACACCTGGGTCGGCCACCGCAACGACGGCGCAGCGGGTGCCAGCAGTGAACCGTCGGCTGGCAGCGACTGGTCCGCCGGCTGGTTACCCCCCGGGTTCATGCTGGCCCAGCACAGTCGTCATCCCATGCCTTCGGATGTCGCCGAGGTCGAGCATCTGGTCTTCACCGACGGCCTGGCGACGGTCTCGGT
This window of the Gammaproteobacteria bacterium genome carries:
- a CDS encoding sigma-E factor negative regulatory protein — protein: MSEHIKEQISAFFDGELPAVEQQLLLQRLRRDPALRAQWGRYQLIGDGLRQGLPPYVDLGLADRVMADVEALPAHRGGANVGRLAKSFVGLAVAASVAVVAVLAVQQLEAPQGGASDSAQLAVAPQTLPPPQAYVRVQQGAPAQAYAQVQQGAPPQSGNRLNEYLVNHNEYAASTGMPGMLPYVRIVGHEQK
- a CDS encoding MucB/RseB C-terminal domain-containing protein, which codes for MSRNRLVTCRVAVLVAALLAAGLALADEARDWLHDMSAAAQSLNYRGTFVYLHNGQLGAMRIFHQATVDGERERLVALTGEAREVLRDSQYVTCILPKSKSVMVDRSVPRKPFPGRLPRDLGTLDDNYEFLALGEDRVAGLPSRTVEIRARDTYRYGYRLWLERGSKLLLRSDLIDTDGQPVEQMMFTDVEIVDHLDDADLEPILRGEDYTWVGHRNDGAAGASSEPSAGSDWSAGWLPPGFMLAQHSRHPMPSDVAEVEHLVFTDGLATVSVYVEPETSGREPLSGHSSVGAVNAYGSRSGDDRITVVGEVPRTTVERIGASMRRHP